A single region of the Cyclopterus lumpus isolate fCycLum1 chromosome 16, fCycLum1.pri, whole genome shotgun sequence genome encodes:
- the irx4a gene encoding iroquois-class homeodomain protein IRX-4a, giving the protein MSYPQFGYPYSSAPQFLMTTNSLTTCCESTGRSIADSGVAASGQTPVYCPVYESRLLATARHELSSAAALGVYGSPYTGSQGYGNYVTYGTDASAFYSLGTFDTKDPTASAHAGITQATAYYPYDPTLGQYQYDRYGSMDGGTRRKNATRETTSTLKAWLQEHRKNPYPTKGEKIMLAIITKMTLTQVSTWFANARRRLKKENKMTWPPRNKGSEEKRYDEDEDGSQEEQIKSENNEDETRSRPDKDLQLSDLDDFDTLESESSECELKHRYLMNTHMTTTGDCPAEHLIKDASLKISIPVSLGGEQDLSKSCLKTNQEDFQPAKVCYSQQQQQQQQQQQAGHQLLDGKPRIWSLAQTATSLNQTEYPSCMLRCQPPPPSSLTPSPAATSPVTVLDNGQDSPVTTLRNWVDGVFHDPLFRHSTLSQALTNTTVSWTTNTKDAMLEAERSAAALQQQQQQQHHHDSSKDSAMSFPKTINKLFCS; this is encoded by the exons ATGTCATATCCACAATTTGGATATCCCTACTCGTCTGCTCCACAA ttCCTGATGACAACCAACTCTCTGACCACTTGCTGCGAGTCCACCGGCAGATCCATAGCCGACTCCGGAGTGGCGGCGTCCGGGCAGACACCAGTCTACTGCCCCGTGTACGAGAGCCGGCTGCTGGCCACGGCGAGGCATGAACTCAGCTCAGCCGCCGCGCTGGGCGTGTACGGGAGTCCCTACACTGGCAGTCAAGGCTATGGGAATTACGTTACATACGGCACCGATGCCTCGGCATTCTACTCGCTG GGCACATTCGACACTAAAGACCCCACAGCTTCTGCGCATGCGGGAATAACCCAGGCAACCGCCTACTATCCTTATGATCCTACCTTGGGACAGTACCAGTATGACAG ATATGGTTCCATGGATGGGGGAACAAGGCGGAAGAACGCCACGCGGGAGACGACCAGCACTCTAAAAGCCTGGCTGCAGGAACACAGGAAGAACCCGTACCCCACTAAAGGGGAGAAGATCATGCTGGCCATCATCACCAAGATGACCCTGACGCAGGTCTCCACGTGGTTCGCCAACGCCAGGCGGAGGCtcaagaaggagaacaagatgACGTGGCCGCCCAGGAACAAGGGCTCAGAGGAGAAGAGATATGACGAGGATGAAGATGGGTCTCAGGAGGAGCAGATAAAAAGCGAGAACAATGAGGATG AGACCAGAAGTCGGCCTGATAAAGACCTGCAGTTGAGCGATTTGGACGATTTCGACACGCTCGAGTCCGAGAGCTCGGAGTGCGAGCTGAAACACCGATACCTCATGAACACGCACATGACGACGACGGGCGACTGCCCCGCGGAGCACCTCATCAAGGACGCGTCTCTGAAAATCTCCATCCCTGTTTCCCTGGGAGGGGAGCAGGACTTGAGCAAAAGTTGTCTCAAAACGAACCAGGAGGATTTCCAGCCTGCCAAAGTGTGTTATagccaacagcagcagcagcagcagcagcagcagcaggcagggcACCAGCTATTAGACGGCAAGCCTCGGATCTGGTCTTTGGCACAAACTGCGACGTCCCTGAACCAGACTGAGTACCCGTCCTGTATGCTGAGGTGCCAGCCGCCGCCCCCCTCCTCGCTCACTCCATCCCCCGCCGCTACCTCACCTGTGACCGTCCTGGACAACGGGCAGGACTCGCCGGTCACGACCCTGAGAAACTGGGTGGACGGAGTTTTCCACGACCCCTTGTTTAGGCACAGCACTTTGAGCCAGGCTCTGACCAACACCACCGTCTCTTGGACCACGAACACCAAAGACGCCATGCTGGAGGCTGAGAGGAGCGCGGCGgccttgcagcagcagcagcagcagcagcaccaccatgACTCCTCCAAAGACAGTGCCATGAGTTTCCCAAAAACTATCAACAAACTTTTCTGCTCCTAA